The stretch of DNA TGGTATTTACCTGCAGGTTACCTGTAGACAAGTGCACGACATGCAGATAGCTTAAACATTTATCTTTCAAACCAATTCATGCTTTTGTCAGATATTATTTGCTCTGTAAGGGCTTCATGTTACTCTTATAACCTTGAGGTTTGTACAGTATAGAGCAATCATTGTTCTTGAgtcacagcaaaaaaacacattcatgaaACCATGCAGGAAATACTAAAAATGCCTCTACCAGATCTTTAAGATCATTACTAAACGAAGAAATAAAACTACGATAATCTGACGAGGAGAGAAATAATCACCACGCTCGTTATTTGTGGAACGTTCGTCGCAGCAACACGTGCCACTTGTGACTCATTGAACACGGACTGCACTTTGAAATCTAATATGAAAGAAATTGTTTTGATGGACCATCATCTGGAGGCACATTGGGATACTATTGCATCTCTTTACCAAAGGTAAGCAAATTTCTATAGATATGCATATCTAGTAAAACGCTGTTTATATTGTCTTCAGCTGATAAAAACACGTACAATTGTTAATCATTTCTCTTTTAGATGAGACATTGATTGATGGTGACTCTGACAttatgttttctctctttgagGTTTAAGGAACCATGTCACTTATGTCTGATTTCCTTTACAAGTCTTTGCCAAGATGCCTCAGAAGGTAACAAAAGACCTCCATGATTAATTTCTTCATTGTATTGTCTTAGAtggttacacacacacttcacacttcTACTTTCCCTGAAAGTAGATGGACCAAATAAAGCAATCAAGTAAAAATAGTgcaattatgaaaaaaataaagcacttgCAGGTCATATGAAGGTGACTTTAAAGTGCAATTGATGTGAGCTAGTTCCTTCCTATATTTTCTGCTGATGTTGTCACTTCTTTTGTTTACTGTCTGGTCAGGTGTTAGAGTACAGCCACTCTGCTTCAACTGAATATAACAGTAAAATGCAGGATGAAAACttgtttgaatattttgtatatattcaaACGAATATTTGTAGCAGCGACATAGCTTCTTGTGTTATTTACCAGAGTATcacataataattaatttaccaCGGACTGGACTTTGAACTCTCCTAAGTGAGAGACATGTTTCGGGTGGTCAGTCTGCAGACAGACTAGAGTGCTGTGAACACCCTCCTGACCACAGGTAAGTGGATATCTCTGGTTGTGCATGTTTGGTTGAGCAGCAGAAACAGTGATAACatgttggggggaaaaaaacaagattattatttctttctttgctgtTTTAGGAACCATGCCAGTCCATCATGTGTGTGGATTGTTTATGCTCTTCAGTCTGATTTCCTTTACACCACTGTGTGATGGAGGAAACATTTTGGTCTTCCCTGTGGATGGCAGCCACTGGGTTAATATGATGTACCTGCTAGAGGAACTTCATGCCAGGGGCCACAGCCTCACTGTGATCAGATACTCAGACAGCCAATACATTGAAGAAAAATCCTCTCTCTACACGTCCATAACAATTGAACTGACAGAAAATTTGATTCCTTTATTTAGTAAGCAcatggaggaggattttaagGTATGTCATCATGGCTACATGTGTTGAGCCCCATGTGTGTCATTCATTGCATCACGTATTAACACAATCACTTGATTTACCGTTTTATTTCTGACCACTTCTAGGCAGAGAGGGAAGGGACCTCATCACTGTCTTTCTTCAAAAAAACCaaagattttctttcatttatcacTCTGGCTCATTCAGTGTGGAAAAGTGCCTTAGTTCAAATATTTGAGGATAAAAATATGGTCAAAAGCTTAATAGATGCCCAGTATGATGTGGTTCTCACTGATCCGGCAATAGGATCAGGAGTTCTGttagccaaatatttcaaactgcCCTTGGTGCTCAATGTGCGTTGGATCACCAGTGGGGAAGGACACTTTGTGTTGGCCCCCTCGCCACTCTCTTATATCCCAGTGCCGGGATCCGGCTTAACAGACAAAATGGATTTCATACAAAGGGTCAAGAACATTCTTTTCTACAGCATTATATTGTTCCAGGAGAAATTCCTGGTGGGGCCAATCTACGATGCCATCTGTGATAAATACATTGAGGGCGGATGTGACATCATCTCACTTCTTCAGGAAGCAGATATTTGGTTGTTTAGGTCCGATTTTGTGTTTGACTTCCCTCGGCCCACAATGCCAAATGTTGTGTACATTGGAGGATTCCAGTGCAAATCAGCCCAGCATCTGCCCGCAGACCTTGAGGAGTTTGTTCAGAGCGCTGGGGAACATGGAGTGATCATCATGACTCTGGGAACTTGGATTAATAATTTGTCAGAAGAGGTTACAGAAGAAATTGCCAGTGTCTTTGCCAAGCTGCCTCAGAAGGTAACAAATGATCTCCTTGATTAATTTCTTCATTGCATTGTTTTCACCAAATAATTGACAAAACCTGCCCTGCCATGTAATCAGTTATGTAAAAAGTGCTTCCAcggttaccttgaaaaagtaggTTATTCCTTTAAAAAGCAACTTACTCACTTTACctgtttttaaaagtgattAAGTTAAATTGAAAGTTACTGTATTAGTCTGTCCCTTTACATCAACATAAAATTCACAACCAGTTTTGCCAATACTCACTTCATTGGAAGTGCATTTCAAAAACTATTTCCTGAccaaaaatatgtgttttaggc from Mugil cephalus isolate CIBA_MC_2020 chromosome 15, CIBA_Mcephalus_1.1, whole genome shotgun sequence encodes:
- the LOC125021631 gene encoding UDP-glucuronosyltransferase 2C1-like isoform X1, translated to MKEIVLMDHHLEAHWDTIASLYQRFKEPCHLCLISFTSLCQDASEGTMPVHHVCGLFMLFSLISFTPLCDGGNILVFPVDGSHWVNMMYLLEELHARGHSLTVIRYSDSQYIEEKSSLYTSITIELTENLIPLFSKHMEEDFKAEREGTSSLSFFKKTKDFLSFITLAHSVWKSALVQIFEDKNMVKSLIDAQYDVVLTDPAIGSGVLLAKYFKLPLVLNVRWITSGEGHFVLAPSPLSYIPVPGSGLTDKMDFIQRVKNILFYSIILFQEKFLVGPIYDAICDKYIEGGCDIISLLQEADIWLFRSDFVFDFPRPTMPNVVYIGGFQCKSAQHLPADLEEFVQSAGEHGVIIMTLGTWINNLSEEVTEEIASVFAKLPQKVIWKHKGKRPSTLGNNTLIVDWMPQKDLLGHPQTKVFVAHGGTNGVQEAIYHGVPVLGIPLFFDQYDNLLRLQERGAGKILQLADVNGHNFQEGLMELLHQDSYRQNMQRLSRLHRDQPMTPMDQAVFWVEYVMRHKGAAHLRTEAYKMPWYSYYSLDVLLVLLTAVTVLLLSVLAIFRFLCCRSKKKTKSKQQ
- the LOC125021631 gene encoding UDP-glucuronosyltransferase 1-2-like isoform X2, which gives rise to MPVHHVCGLFMLFSLISFTPLCDGGNILVFPVDGSHWVNMMYLLEELHARGHSLTVIRYSDSQYIEEKSSLYTSITIELTENLIPLFSKHMEEDFKAEREGTSSLSFFKKTKDFLSFITLAHSVWKSALVQIFEDKNMVKSLIDAQYDVVLTDPAIGSGVLLAKYFKLPLVLNVRWITSGEGHFVLAPSPLSYIPVPGSGLTDKMDFIQRVKNILFYSIILFQEKFLVGPIYDAICDKYIEGGCDIISLLQEADIWLFRSDFVFDFPRPTMPNVVYIGGFQCKSAQHLPADLEEFVQSAGEHGVIIMTLGTWINNLSEEVTEEIASVFAKLPQKVIWKHKGKRPSTLGNNTLIVDWMPQKDLLGHPQTKVFVAHGGTNGVQEAIYHGVPVLGIPLFFDQYDNLLRLQERGAGKILQLADVNGHNFQEGLMELLHQDSYRQNMQRLSRLHRDQPMTPMDQAVFWVEYVMRHKGAAHLRTEAYKMPWYSYYSLDVLLVLLTAVTVLLLSVLAIFRFLCCRSKKKTKSKQQ